In Mucilaginibacter celer, one DNA window encodes the following:
- a CDS encoding cellulose biosynthesis cyclic di-GMP-binding regulatory protein BcsB: MNKFFTLLAFILLFSTASWAQGNTIASFKAYGHEDDVIYGMSGATSFYFKITPLTEMNGSKLVLYFEPSQALLKNQSYINLVINNKPAFSTVLSKDSIQKITLNLSRADLSPDKFLKIQIKTLLTISGDQCKDLDNPAMWLKVKNYSYLSLVKSNKNFFDNVNISNCFDSKKAIVYPSNPTLNDLKAVAWAYSRLKKTQTRDIAVYEESKLPDSVRNYIRVGEINALPADQRDLIKVTPQNNQGLFYLHKSVSTITDSITHMIEVKGALVPVKTVTSEQAPKEVLFITGGGDNGYNQAITALGNMNVLNSTYGDYLLINKAQNTFFKTIDENRSKLSLKQIGGVSDFLSGIGSLKSAYSFKNSDFSFTPKEVEIRFIANYSALQPGDRGFFNIYLNGLLISSEKLDQSGKLNSAITINRYQHHKYNTLEAEFRFYPITGNCKNSFTNFFAEVDVDKSYLESKNPFITSDLSFYQYPEAFNSGTTRIVVSEQYAKYAAGAMGEIIYELNNNINANNFPEFVYSKDIKPNDLKQYNIIALLAKDDKLLDEFADAPIKFNKDFRLYNTDNNKVVYALSDTVSNGLAQIFYGRSNNATLVLTATGSHIAEAFLAASRSITEQLSTLSSNVCISDVNSNKYLFNINKSSENLEYIDTKSGLTRFWDSYNLYILLGILILILLSFLYVRSKVQKSQELFND; the protein is encoded by the coding sequence ATGAATAAGTTTTTTACCTTATTAGCCTTTATCCTACTATTCAGCACGGCTTCATGGGCCCAGGGCAATACCATTGCATCCTTTAAAGCCTATGGCCACGAAGATGATGTGATATACGGCATGAGCGGGGCCACTTCATTTTATTTCAAGATCACTCCTTTAACCGAAATGAATGGTAGTAAGCTGGTTTTATACTTCGAGCCATCGCAGGCGCTGTTAAAAAACCAGAGTTACATTAACCTGGTAATTAATAACAAGCCGGCTTTCAGTACCGTGCTGAGCAAAGATTCGATCCAGAAGATCACCCTTAACCTGAGCCGTGCCGATTTGAGCCCCGATAAGTTTTTAAAAATCCAGATCAAAACCCTGCTTACCATCTCCGGCGATCAGTGTAAGGACCTGGATAACCCGGCCATGTGGTTAAAGGTTAAAAACTACTCATACCTGTCATTGGTTAAAAGCAATAAAAACTTTTTTGATAACGTAAACATCAGCAACTGCTTCGACTCGAAAAAAGCTATCGTTTACCCATCAAACCCTACCCTGAACGATTTAAAGGCCGTTGCATGGGCTTATTCAAGATTAAAGAAAACCCAAACACGTGATATTGCCGTTTACGAAGAAAGTAAACTGCCCGATAGCGTGCGCAACTACATCCGCGTAGGCGAAATTAATGCCCTCCCTGCCGATCAGCGCGATTTGATAAAAGTTACCCCGCAAAACAACCAGGGTTTGTTTTACCTGCACAAATCGGTAAGTACCATTACCGATAGCATTACCCACATGATTGAGGTTAAAGGTGCCCTGGTACCGGTTAAAACCGTAACATCTGAGCAGGCCCCTAAAGAGGTGCTGTTTATTACCGGCGGCGGCGATAACGGCTATAATCAGGCCATCACTGCCCTGGGCAATATGAACGTGCTTAACTCAACCTACGGCGATTACCTGCTCATTAACAAAGCGCAAAACACCTTCTTTAAAACCATCGACGAAAACCGCTCCAAACTATCGCTTAAACAAATTGGCGGCGTGAGCGACTTTTTATCAGGCATTGGTAGTTTAAAAAGTGCTTACAGCTTTAAAAACAGCGATTTTAGCTTTACCCCTAAAGAGGTGGAGATCCGCTTTATTGCCAACTACAGCGCACTGCAGCCCGGCGACCGCGGCTTTTTTAACATCTACCTGAACGGTTTACTAATCAGCAGCGAAAAGCTCGATCAGTCGGGTAAGCTGAACAGTGCTATCACCATTAACCGTTACCAGCATCATAAGTATAACACGCTGGAGGCCGAATTTAGGTTTTATCCTATCACCGGTAACTGTAAAAACAGTTTTACCAACTTTTTTGCCGAGGTTGACGTTGATAAATCATACCTGGAATCAAAAAACCCTTTCATCACCTCCGACTTAAGCTTTTACCAGTATCCCGAAGCATTTAACAGCGGCACTACCCGCATTGTGGTGAGCGAGCAATATGCCAAATACGCTGCCGGTGCCATGGGCGAAATTATTTACGAGCTTAACAACAACATCAACGCCAACAACTTCCCCGAGTTTGTTTACTCGAAGGATATTAAACCGAACGATTTAAAGCAATACAACATTATTGCCCTGCTGGCAAAAGATGATAAGCTGCTTGATGAATTTGCCGATGCGCCTATCAAATTCAATAAAGATTTCCGCCTGTATAATACCGATAATAACAAGGTGGTTTACGCCCTCTCGGATACGGTATCAAACGGCCTGGCGCAGATCTTTTACGGGCGAAGCAATAACGCCACGCTGGTGCTTACCGCTACCGGCAGCCACATTGCCGAAGCCTTCCTGGCGGCATCGCGCTCCATTACCGAGCAGCTTTCAACCCTATCCAGCAACGTGTGTATCTCGGATGTTAACTCCAATAAATACCTGTTCAACATCAACAAATCATCCGAAAACCTGGAGTATATCGATACCAAAAGCGGCTTAACCCGTTTCTGGGACAGCTATAACCTGTACATTTTGCTGGGCATCCTTATCCTGATCCTGCTATCGTTCCTGTACGTACGATCGAAAGTGCAAAAATCGCAGGAGTTGTTTAACGATTGA
- a CDS encoding glycosyltransferase family 2 protein, translated as MDTLSISIPEMLVADGFISPADQEKINAFSEKSGMSYLKIALNFGYISRKNFERSMINAGYSFAEIREEAFDKEVLAKVDLKFANDQLGLPLRIENNRVVTVVADPSNELFLDFVRFTFDMEPRVIVASDLEVTWLSHKLTGEKYVKASVFELLKRDPKSSASTTFTTPQLVFIFVLIGLITIGLFVNFKNTSIGLNVVISLFFLVAIVFKLFLALVGSRFELHQAVTKEDLRNVKNEELPVYTILLPVYKEDKLIKKLIWNLQSLDYPRQQLDIKLLIEEDDAKTLGAVKNLDFPAVFEVIVVPFHMPKTKPKACNYGLHFSRGKYLTIYDAEDIPDTDQLKKVVALFGKLPANYICIQSALNYFNRNENFLTRMFTLEYSYWFDYMLPGLDTLDIPIPLGGTSNHFKMDALVELGAWDPFNVTEDADLGVRAYAKGYKVAIVNSTTYEEANNHFWNWIRQRSRWIKGYMQTYLVHMRNPVALIRKIGWKGFLGFNFFIGATSATFLVYPLLLAIFICYLIFDFSTIRSLFPDWVLFMSIFNLMVGNILMIYVNMMAVFKRRFFELILFAIANPIYWLMHSTAAYMGLYQLITNPFYWEKTNHGLSKVNNPTNVVK; from the coding sequence ATGGATACACTGAGTATTTCAATTCCCGAAATGTTGGTTGCCGATGGGTTCATCTCGCCGGCCGACCAGGAAAAGATCAACGCTTTTTCCGAAAAATCGGGTATGTCATACCTCAAAATAGCCCTTAACTTCGGCTATATCTCGCGCAAAAACTTCGAACGCTCTATGATTAACGCAGGCTATAGCTTTGCCGAGATCAGGGAAGAAGCTTTTGATAAGGAAGTACTGGCCAAGGTCGATCTCAAGTTTGCCAACGATCAGCTCGGCCTGCCCCTCCGCATCGAAAACAACCGCGTGGTAACCGTAGTGGCCGACCCCAGCAACGAACTCTTTCTTGATTTTGTTCGCTTTACCTTTGATATGGAGCCCCGGGTTATCGTAGCCTCCGATTTGGAAGTTACCTGGCTAAGCCACAAGCTTACCGGCGAAAAATATGTTAAAGCCTCGGTTTTTGAACTGCTTAAGCGCGACCCCAAAAGCTCGGCCTCTACCACTTTTACCACCCCGCAGCTGGTATTTATTTTTGTGCTGATAGGTTTAATCACCATCGGTTTGTTTGTCAATTTTAAAAACACCTCCATTGGCTTAAACGTAGTTATCAGTCTGTTTTTTTTGGTAGCCATTGTGTTTAAGCTATTTTTGGCGCTGGTAGGTTCGCGGTTTGAGCTGCACCAGGCAGTTACCAAAGAGGATTTACGTAATGTAAAGAACGAGGAGCTGCCCGTTTACACCATCCTGCTGCCGGTTTATAAAGAAGATAAGCTGATCAAAAAACTCATCTGGAACCTGCAAAGCCTCGATTATCCACGCCAGCAACTGGATATAAAACTGCTTATTGAGGAAGACGACGCCAAAACCCTCGGTGCCGTTAAAAACCTCGATTTCCCGGCCGTGTTCGAGGTAATTGTGGTGCCTTTCCACATGCCTAAAACCAAGCCTAAAGCCTGTAACTACGGTTTGCATTTTTCGAGGGGTAAATATCTCACCATTTACGATGCCGAAGATATCCCCGATACCGATCAGCTTAAAAAAGTGGTGGCCCTGTTTGGCAAACTGCCTGCAAACTATATCTGCATCCAAAGCGCGCTAAACTACTTTAACCGTAACGAAAACTTCCTTACCCGTATGTTTACCCTCGAGTATTCGTACTGGTTTGATTATATGCTGCCCGGTTTGGATACGCTGGATATCCCCATCCCCCTTGGCGGCACCAGTAACCACTTTAAAATGGATGCCCTGGTTGAACTTGGTGCCTGGGACCCGTTTAACGTAACCGAAGATGCCGACCTTGGCGTACGCGCCTACGCCAAAGGCTACAAGGTGGCCATTGTAAACTCCACCACTTACGAAGAAGCCAACAACCACTTCTGGAACTGGATTCGCCAGCGCTCGCGCTGGATTAAGGGCTACATGCAAACCTACCTGGTGCACATGCGCAACCCGGTGGCCCTCATCCGTAAAATTGGCTGGAAAGGTTTCCTGGGCTTTAACTTTTTTATCGGCGCCACCTCGGCAACATTCCTGGTGTACCCGCTGCTGCTGGCCATATTTATCTGCTATTTGATATTCGATTTTTCAACCATCCGCAGCCTGTTTCCCGATTGGGTGCTCTTTATGTCCATCTTCAACCTCATGGTGGGTAATATCCTCATGATTTATGTAAACATGATGGCCGTGTTTAAACGCCGCTTTTTCGAACTCATTTTGTTTGCCATTGCCAACCCCATTTACTGGTTGATGCACTCAACGGCGGCTTATATGGGCCTCTACCAGTTAATCACCAATCCGTTTTACTGGGAAAAAACCAACCACGGCCTAAGTAAGGTTAATAACCCAACCAACGTTGTTAAATGA